In a genomic window of Rhodothermales bacterium:
- a CDS encoding DUF2851 family protein, whose translation MLARSYEQTVVDSSLQCEESRARIHELPEALVHDVWNRREYDHKYLETVQGESVLVLQTGQPNRDAGPDFLDARIKIGRTEWVGDVEIHRTSSEWLQHRHDQDARYNRVILHVVLVADLWTGRLKREDTTLLPEIALSGFLRRPLRQLLVQLHRSNGTVLPCEHAWPRLPASLTGSFVREMAEVRLSRRAAEVQTEFDRSGNLDQVVYARVLAALGYSKNQEPMHELAQRVPLAELHGCGNRIDAEALLLGTAALIPSPEAVEGDQDSVAYVELLRRRYRSIARRTDRPAMNRTQWTFFRLRPSNFPPIRIAQAAALVADGFLGSDQPGARLMGIVERSDSRLKTLREMMAVTMNPFWLSHVRLERPLRGSATSLGIGRIDHILLNAILPVLDFQAAKSGKAEVRQQIRQIYRELPAENDEIIRRYTDLGVPHNSAETTQGIHELHGSLCIRHGCLRCQIGRFILSR comes from the coding sequence ATGCTCGCTCGATCCTACGAGCAGACCGTAGTCGATTCCTCACTTCAGTGCGAAGAGTCGCGAGCGCGGATTCACGAGTTGCCGGAAGCACTCGTGCACGACGTCTGGAACAGACGGGAATACGATCACAAGTATCTCGAAACAGTTCAGGGCGAATCGGTACTCGTACTTCAGACAGGTCAACCAAACCGGGACGCTGGACCCGACTTCCTCGACGCGCGCATCAAGATCGGTCGAACCGAATGGGTTGGAGATGTCGAGATTCATCGCACCTCGAGCGAGTGGCTCCAGCATCGCCATGATCAAGATGCTCGCTACAACCGGGTCATTCTTCACGTCGTGCTCGTGGCCGATCTGTGGACGGGCCGACTCAAACGCGAGGATACCACGCTCTTGCCCGAGATCGCGCTTTCCGGGTTTCTGCGCCGGCCGCTTCGGCAGCTGCTCGTACAGCTCCATAGAAGCAACGGCACAGTCCTGCCGTGTGAACACGCGTGGCCACGACTCCCCGCATCATTGACGGGTTCCTTCGTCAGGGAGATGGCTGAGGTCCGACTTTCACGGCGCGCTGCTGAAGTTCAGACCGAGTTCGATCGATCGGGAAACCTGGATCAGGTCGTGTATGCCCGTGTACTCGCTGCGCTCGGATACTCCAAGAATCAGGAACCCATGCATGAGCTTGCTCAACGCGTTCCGCTGGCAGAACTTCACGGGTGTGGCAACAGGATCGACGCGGAGGCACTTCTGCTGGGTACCGCGGCGCTGATTCCCTCACCGGAAGCGGTTGAAGGTGACCAGGATTCCGTTGCGTACGTCGAATTGCTCAGGCGCAGGTATAGGAGCATTGCACGACGTACCGACCGGCCCGCAATGAACCGGACTCAATGGACTTTCTTCCGTTTGAGACCATCCAACTTTCCTCCAATCCGTATCGCGCAGGCCGCCGCTCTCGTCGCCGACGGATTTCTCGGCTCCGATCAACCCGGAGCCAGACTTATGGGAATCGTCGAGCGGTCAGATAGCCGTCTGAAGACGCTCCGCGAGATGATGGCCGTCACGATGAATCCGTTCTGGCTGTCACACGTCCGACTGGAAAGACCGCTGCGAGGCTCTGCAACCTCACTGGGCATTGGCCGCATTGATCACATCTTGCTCAACGCGATCCTCCCGGTTCTGGACTTCCAGGCCGCAAAATCCGGAAAGGCCGAAGTCAGACAACAGATCCGCCAGATATACCGCGAACTTCCCGCCGAGAACGACGAGATAATACGTCGTTACACTGACCTTGGAGTTCCGCACAACAGTGCAGAGACCACCCAGGGCATACACGAACTGCATGGCAGTCTTTGCATTCGACACGGGTGCCTGAGATGTCAGATCGGACGCTTTATATTGTCGAGGTAG
- a CDS encoding antibiotic biosynthesis monooxygenase, whose translation MDPAIVRLVRMTFQTEKVEEFLQLFSRVAGYIRAFPGCKRLELLEDHEQPNVFTTYSIWASDRDLDEYKLSPLFEETWAITRAMFSESPTAVSYRVVRTAEEIDQLAGTLGSN comes from the coding sequence ATGGATCCAGCTATCGTCCGGCTTGTTCGCATGACCTTCCAGACAGAGAAGGTCGAAGAATTCCTGCAGCTGTTCAGTCGGGTTGCCGGCTACATCCGCGCATTTCCGGGGTGCAAAAGGCTTGAGTTGCTGGAGGACCACGAACAGCCGAACGTCTTCACGACATACAGCATATGGGCTTCGGACCGCGACCTCGACGAATACAAACTCAGCCCGTTGTTTGAGGAAACGTGGGCTATCACCAGGGCGATGTTTTCAGAAAGCCCGACGGCCGTCAGCTACCGCGTGGTTCGCACGGCGGAAGAGATCGACCAGCTTGCCGGAACCCTCGGCAGCAATTAG
- a CDS encoding glucose-1-phosphate adenylyltransferase yields MDEIISVILGGGAGSRLHPLTLHRSKPAVPLAGKYRLIDIPISNCINSDINRMFVLTQFNSASLNRHIARSYQFDRFRNGFVNILAAEQTPLSKDWFQGTADAVRQSMNHLVSYRYDYALILSGDQLYSMDYRKLLAHHKKSEAEISIASIPVTADEAPGFGILKTDEDHVITEFYEKPPRDELADKVSPVSETMKAQGRTFLASMGIYVFNQGVLRSLLDAHPNAHDFGKEIIPSAIKNLRVVSYPFEGYWSDIGTIRSFYDANLMLAKEEPDFDMFNPKMPLYTNARMLAPAKIQNSRITRSIVAESCVIVDAEIVNSVVGIRSFFDHGAVLKNSVFMGADYYPWTDSEIREVKNGPDRPGIGARSRVENAIIDRNVSIGEDCVIANAAGVQEGEGEGFVIRDGIIVVPKNVSIPAGTVI; encoded by the coding sequence ATGGACGAGATTATCAGTGTGATTCTTGGAGGCGGTGCCGGAAGTCGCCTTCACCCGTTGACACTTCACAGGTCAAAGCCGGCAGTTCCGCTCGCCGGTAAGTACCGCCTCATCGACATTCCCATCTCCAACTGCATCAACTCGGACATCAATCGGATGTTTGTCCTGACGCAGTTCAATTCCGCCAGCCTGAACCGTCACATCGCCCGGTCATATCAATTCGACAGATTCAGAAACGGCTTTGTGAATATCCTGGCTGCGGAGCAAACTCCGCTGTCGAAGGACTGGTTTCAGGGTACGGCCGATGCGGTTCGGCAGAGCATGAACCACCTGGTCAGCTACAGGTACGACTACGCCCTGATTCTTTCGGGCGACCAGCTCTATTCGATGGACTACCGGAAGCTTCTTGCGCACCACAAGAAGTCGGAGGCGGAGATTTCGATTGCCTCGATTCCCGTCACCGCCGATGAGGCACCTGGCTTCGGTATTCTGAAAACGGACGAGGATCACGTGATCACTGAGTTCTACGAGAAACCCCCTCGTGACGAACTTGCAGACAAGGTCAGCCCGGTAAGCGAAACGATGAAGGCCCAGGGCCGGACATTTCTGGCGTCGATGGGTATCTACGTCTTTAATCAGGGGGTTCTTCGGTCCCTGCTGGATGCTCATCCAAATGCACATGATTTCGGCAAGGAAATCATACCGTCGGCGATCAAGAATTTGCGCGTCGTAAGCTATCCGTTCGAAGGCTATTGGAGTGATATCGGGACGATCCGCTCGTTTTATGACGCGAATTTGATGCTCGCGAAGGAGGAGCCCGATTTCGACATGTTCAATCCCAAGATGCCCCTGTACACGAATGCGCGGATGCTTGCGCCAGCGAAGATCCAGAATTCCCGTATCACGCGTTCCATCGTGGCCGAATCGTGCGTCATTGTGGACGCCGAAATAGTCAACTCCGTCGTCGGGATCCGGTCCTTCTTTGATCATGGAGCCGTTCTCAAGAACTCGGTGTTCATGGGCGCGGACTACTATCCCTGGACCGATTCCGAGATCAGAGAGGTCAAGAATGGTCCGGACCGGCCGGGAATCGGAGCGCGCTCGCGAGTTGAGAACGCGATCATCGATCGCAACGTCAGTATCGGCGAAGATTGCGTCATTGCGAATGCGGCAGGAGTCCAGGAAGGAGAAGGAGAGGGCTTTGTTATTCGCGATGGCATCATCGTCGTGCCGAAGAACGTGTCGATTCCGGCCGGCACCGTCATTTGA